The genomic segment atgacCATTTTATAAAGCGTACTCCATACATTTTAACAGGAAAAGTGTCAGGGTTAGAGGTTTCAAAACCCTTCCATGAATCGCAtggtataattgtgtaatatttTTCTAAATCCCcctagtcatgtctctatgtagttctgtggaatagagttccatgtagtcatggctctatgtcgtactgtggaatagagttccatgtagtcatggctctatgtcgtactgtggaatagagttccatgtagtcatggctctatgtagtactgtggaatagagttccatgtagtcatggctctatgtagtactgtggaatagagttccatgtagtcatggctctatgtagtactgtggaatagagttccatgtagtcatggctctatgtagtactgtggaatagagttccatgtagtcatggctctatgtagtactgtggaatagagttctatgtagtcatggctctatgtagtactgtggaatagagttccatgtagtcatggctctatgtagttctgtggaatagagttccatgtagtcatggctctatgtagtactgtggaatagagttccatgtagtcatggctctatgtagtactgtggaatagagttctatgtagtcatggctctatgtagtactgggTACCTCCCATAGTCCGTTCTGGATTGTAAAAagacctttggtggcatgtcttgtggggtatgcatggctGTCCGacgcattcaacatgtcaatacctctcacaaacacaagtggtgatgaagtcaatctgtcctccactttgagccaggagagattgacatgcatatgattaatgttagctctctgtgtacatctaagGGCCAGTCATGCtgacctgttctgagccaattgcaatcttccaaagtccctctttgttgcacctgaccacacgactgaactttagtccaggtgtgacaaaactagagcctttaggacctgccttgttgatagtgttgttaagaatgcAGAGCAACACTTTTTAttatggacatacttctccccattttagctactgttgtatcaatatgttttgaccatgacagtttacgatCCAGGGTTAATGCAGCAATTTAGCCtactcaacttgctcaattgccacattattcattacatgatttagttgaggtttagggtttagtgaatgatttatcccaaatacaatgcttttatttatttttaatatttaggactaacattccttgccacccactcggaaactaactgcagctcttaagtgttagtcatttcagtcgctgtggtaggtgacgtgtatagtgttgagtcatccgcatacatagacatgTTGTTAGTAAATATTAAAATTGTAATGGGCCTCAACAGCTgccttggggaattcctgattctacctggattatgttggagaggcttccattctagaacaccctctgtgttctgttagacaggtaactctttatccacaatatagcagggggtgtaaagcaaTAACACAAGTTTTCCAGCAGCAGaatatgatcgataatgtcaaaagctacaCTGAAGTTTAACAAAACCGCCCACACAATCATTTTTAtcattttctctcagccaatcatgtcatttgtgtaagtgctgtgcttgttgaatgtcattCCCTATAAGTATGCTGAAAGTCtcctgtcaatttgtttactgtaaaaataCAATTTTCCCAGacgtttactaagggttggtaacaggctgattggtctgctatttgagccagtaatggGGACTTTATTATTCTTAGGTAGGGGAATAGTTTTTGCTTCCATCcagacctgagggcacacactttctagtaggtttaaattgaagatatggcacaTATGAGTGGCAATACTGCCTGCTATTAtcttcagtaattttccatccaagttgtcagaccccggtggcttgtcaacGTTGATAGACAATTTACAACTGTTGAACCTAACAGGCATACATAAGCGGTGCCTGAGTTTCtggtttggggaagataattttcaccatttTCCCTGGCATAAGGTTTGATTATATTTTCTAGAAGAAAAACACCCCtttttaggcgaggtgctggctagcagagtagaaaacttgaaaataagaGAGCCGCatactctaggagctcagatgcaaaattTGCGGTCATTTCAGAACAGTGTTTTCCCGCTGATTGATTGCACTTTGGAACGTTTGCGCGTATAGCCTACTACCCTGTACGCATTGCTGCATTTATGTGAATAAATAGTTTCTAAActcaacattctgatctgttgcattaACCTCATTGCTATTTTGGGTGGTTATATTCATTTGGGATTTCTCACATCCCAGTATGTTCtgaatattatatatttttttgcacagAAGGCAAAGTTAACCAATAAAATAGGTCAACGTTTGTACTATGTGAGAGATTGACAGGCTAGCGCTTTTGCCGTTCTTGCCATGTATCATAGCCGAACAACTCAGTACGCTTTTGTTCTGAAATAACTATTTTCTTCAGGTTTCTTTAGACCCGTCTAAAATAAGatttgtgaaggtgtaggctacatAAAATACATTGACTTAAATGTAGTTGTTCCAAAGTTGCCAGGATGTCAACGTTTCCTACTCATAGCAGTACAACCTCAGCATTACGAAAtgtatatttgatcaaataaggcATTTTTTTGTTGACTAAATTACTCATTCATCtccattaaatatatattttttaaagtcctCACATGTGGAGCATTTTATCAACACCACCTGTTATACTACAGCTGCGTTATCCCACCAgcttcacctcttcctccccGTCAACCATTCCGTGACTGGAACAGACAGGGCGATGGCGCCATCTAGTGGCACCAAAAAAACATGACAAGCGCAAACTTCTCAATGTACTACAGAGTATGACAGTCAGAGGCCTTTTTTTTGTAAGCAGTAACAGCGGTCAACAACCTAGTGACTGCAGATATATTTGGTACACCCCCTTTCACTTTTGAGTCAACAAATATTTGTCTAGGCTGTTCTACTCAAAATTGGCACTAAACGCTTACTCCGGATGCTACAGAAAAATTACTTTTTAAATTTCCAAATCATTTCTGCCTACAGATGTAGCCCTCAACTACAACCATCCTGTCTCACGTTAACTTCCAACCAAATCTCCTCCACTGGACGTGACAAGCCAATAATGACCACCAGCAACATAACACAATCGAGTTTCACCCAATGTATTTTTTATTGGGGCAGCTTGGTACTCAAAGCGAACATACATGGATGTGTCCAAAAATGTCCCCTGTCCTAAAGCTAGTACAGGGGACAACAGAATAATATGACTCACATATAGACAGGAAGCAACAAGTCTTAGCAGGATCAACAGAGATACTGGTTGATAATGAACTTTTAAATAAGTGCTTTATATTCTGCGGTCATTAGAAACTAAATCCCAAAACAACCCTAGCCACTTCATCATAGGGCACTTGATCTGATTTTTATAGGGACAAACAATATGGTGAAATTTCCACCTAGCTTACCAGAGTGAACGGGGGGGGGGACTACTACCAGATTGTCTGTACCTGTCGTAGGGCTCTTGTCTAAATAGGGAGTCATTTGGGTCAACCCCTGCAACCTGTGTGTCCGAGTCAAAGCCCTCAGAACACAGGGTCTGTCCCATACGGCACCCTAacccatatgtagtgcactacataaacACTAAgaggtcatttgggacacagttctGTCAGATGAGGTGTCATAAAAGACTAGGTAGGGGTTGGGCTAGAAATGTATTTTTACAGAGCCTTCTATGGGGGTCGGCGGTAGCTACAGTGGTCTTCAAGCAGAGGCTAGTGTGTTCCAGGGCTTCCAGTAAAGGAGTGCGTGTCCTGTTTACTGGGCAATGCCAATAACGCCACAGGCCTGCCGACTGCCAGCGTTGCCAGTCTTCAGACTCTCCTCGTTGCCTCCTTTTCCCAGATCATCAGCCTTCTCATGGATCTAATGATAAAAGGGGGAGGGCCgcaagagagagcgaggacagagaggggagattaAGGGTGAAACAAGGTTGTGTTTTATGTAGAGAAACCGTAAGTGTGGTTGTGTTCATTAAGAATAGAATTCTGAAAAATGAGTCTTACCACCATGGTCCTGCCGATGATAGAGTTGGGTCCAGTGAGAGTCAACATCTCATCCTGGATGTTGATCTTAGCCACATTGTCAGCTCCTGCAGTCACGTTGCCAAGGTCCCCTACGTGCCTAGCAACACAGACAGGATATGATGTCAGAGGAAAGGGTACGGTTTTAGAAGTGTACACCGTAGCAAAACAATGAGAGCCAAGAGTAGGTGGTTGACATTTCCCTAAACCACTATTTTTGCATGTGATCTCATTTTGATTCCATCACAGATCTACCCAATAAGAGTCAACATagcatctaaaaaaaaaaagtagagtAAACAGACTTCCCGACAACTAAGTATGTGAATTAGAGGCTAAACTGGTGTTCTGGTCCCATCAACTTGCAGCAGCGctcttgattttattttattttttcttacctttatttaaccaggcaagtcagttaagaacaaattcttattttcaatgacggcctaggaacagtgggttaactgcctgttcaggggctgaacgacagatttgtaccttgtcagctcggggatttgaacttgcaaccttctggttactagtccaacactaaccactaggctaccctgccaccccttaaTGTTCTCCATCTGCGGCTCATCCGGTCGCTCGTGGCAACGTCATATCACTGTCTTAGTTCAGACCGTATGATTCGTtgactacagtatactatatatatatatatatatagtcccacagttgacagtgcacagcAGAGGAAAACTCAAGCCAGCAAACAGCTGTAGCTTTGAAGagccaagaacagtggcctccattcttacaTGGAAGAGTTTACCAAAGTATTCCAAACTCCTTCCTAGACCTGTCCTTCTAGCCAAACTAAgcaaatcgggggagaagggcctccaactgtgttcttggggactttcattGCTTCAGACGTGTTTTGGTAgctttctccagatctgtgcctcgacacaatctggTCTTGGCGCCCTACGGACAATTCCGTCGACcgcatggctttgtttttgtgccgagatgcactgtcaactgtgggatcatAGACAGGAGtgtctttccaaataatgtccaattatATTTAGACTTAAAattataatccattttagaatcaggctgtaacgtaacaaaatgtggaaaaagagaaggagtctgaatacttcctgaatgttACTGCTATTTATGGGGATCAGGCCTGAGAGCCAATCATGGAGATTCCAACATGCAATCTCTCCACCCGGATGGTTCTGCTGGGCATCAGTTGGTCAAGCCAACAGACATAAGGACGTGACGCGAGAGGCATAGAATCAGGGGGAGAATCGCAATTGCATTTATTTGATTCCCTATGAATTGCCAggggacctcacgatacaataTGATCACCATAAGTTAGGTCCCAAATAAGATAAGGATTCGAATCTCACGATATGTATTACGAttcaatgttccaaacatattgctcagcATGTGTCCTACTGCAAAGGGACAAGACAGAGCCATGAGAACAAAATGTTTATCAACCACAGTCATAAACAAGCTCTGAAAACAAATTAACTCCCTATATAAAAATATGAGAACAAGCTATGAAAGAAAAAAAGACCAGAATTTTGGTTTGAGTACAGACAACCAGAGCAAAAATAATATCCAGATATTTAACTATCGATTAACCCCACAACACTAAATCACTTGCTACCTCAAAAAACACTGCACGAGGTCATTGTttttgaggggaggagaggacgtgAGGAGTCACAGCAAACAAAGAGATTCTCTACTTAGTGGGTCTGTCCCATAGACGATTAGAAGATTAAAAAGTCAAGACTGACAAGAGTTAAACACGCTAAGGTTCATTACATTAACTAGAATTCTACGTGCTTGATTATAACCAATTCTATTAGGTCTTTGTAGAACTGTGTTGAACAGTATACACAGCCGTACCCTTAAATCATTACTAGTGTGGCCATCTAGCACAATAGCTTTCAAAAACTCTCCTCTGGGACCATCCAGACGTTTCACAGTTGTGTCGTCTCACTGAATTGTGTAGATGAAACAGCTGGGAATATCCGAAGGAGAGGATTGGAAAAACTCCTGGTCTATCAGGCCTAACTCCTTCAGTCATGGGGGCCAGACTAACCGAACAGCATCAGTGGGTCCTCCGTGGGTCTTGTTGTGGGGGTTAAAGTGGGGTCCGGCACTCATACAGCCGTTGGTGTTGTCTCCAAAAGCATGGACGTGGAAGCCATGTTTCCCCGGGGCCAGACCAGAGATCACCCCAATCAGCTTCACTGGACCATCGACACCCTACAGACAGACAAGTTATaggcctatacacacacactgtacggtTTTTATAGATTACTCCATTTGCTATTCGGGtcatctctatccccctcttcctGCATGCCACTAACCACACCAAGCCCTGCCTCAAAtcttattgtcacatacacatggttagcagatgttaatgcttgtgcttctagttccgaccgtgcagttataacaattccacaacaactaccttatacacacacaagtgtaaaggaataataaatatatgaatgagcgatggccgaacggcataggcaagttgcagtagatggtattaaGTACAGTCCATgcatatatgagatgagtaatgcagggtatgtaaacattatatgaagtggcattgaaGTGACACATTACATCAattattccattattaaagtgagctagagatgagtcagtatgttgccagcagccactcaatgttagtggtggcagtttaacagcctgatggccttgagataaaagctgtgttcttcagtctctcggtGCCCGCCTGCACCTAAGGGAGAGAGCAGTTGGCTCAACCACAGAGCCAGTGG from the Oncorhynchus tshawytscha isolate Ot180627B linkage group LG33, Otsh_v2.0, whole genome shotgun sequence genome contains:
- the LOC112231466 gene encoding superoxide dismutase [Cu-Zn], whose protein sequence is MAMKAVCVLKGTGEVTGTVFFEQEGVDGPVKLIGVISGLAPGKHGFHVHAFGDNTNGCMSAGPHFNPHNKTHGGPTDAVRHVGDLGNVTAGADNVAKINIQDEMLTLTGPNSIIGRTMVIHEKADDLGKGGNEESLKTGNAGSRQACGVIGIAQ